A genomic segment from Schistocerca piceifrons isolate TAMUIC-IGC-003096 chromosome 4, iqSchPice1.1, whole genome shotgun sequence encodes:
- the LOC124796090 gene encoding uncharacterized protein LOC124796090: MLCATVVSVDKFLYKRPMPDYEFTAARLQRGVLRVIISIAGIGGYTLWVTLGQTYFDMLILSYFVNLVRNTVTLQFYNLNIALRRRFRKLNQYLLQIFSINAEDEFPQTLSFRLNCPSRYNVTQNREECFLASDTEYLSVNRQISSIDAAQHSVGLARNVENIALLRKLRDALCLLCDLVTAVNVAHSKQNLLELVSWFFSIVSHLYMTIVVFLDLKPLWHDTSRGCTVLMWSGVNTWRIVSVTCSSDAVIQQAERMGQLVYKLLLLLLPQGGDSGCREELQLFSQQLSQRKLNYSAARFVSLNTSLLKDFVGAVTTYVIIYVQFSLSDANQQQNITGECQY; encoded by the coding sequence ATGCTCTGTGCCACAGTTGTTTCTGTGGACAAATTTTTATACAAACGGCCCATGCCAGACTACGAGTTCACTGCGGCTCGTCTCCAGAGGGGTGTCCTGCGGGTGATCATTTCAATAGCCGGGattggtggatatacactgtgggTAACATTAGGCCAGACGTATTTTGACATGCTGATATTAAGTTACTTTGTGAACCTAGTTAGAAACACTGTCACTTTACAATTTTATAACCTAAACATTGCCCTGAGGAGAAGATTCCGAAAGCTGAATcaatatttacttcaaatatttagtATAAATGCAGAAGACGAATTTCCTCAGACACTGTCATTCAGGCTGAATTGTCCATCTCGTTACAATGTAACACAGAATAGGGAGGAATGTTTCTTGGCCAGTGACACAGAATATTTGAGTGTTAATAGGCAAATCAGCAGTATAGATGCAGCACAGCACAGTGTTGGGCTGGCAAGGAATGTAGAAAATATTGCGCTTCTAAGAAAACTACGTGATGCACTCTGCCTTCTGTGTGATTTAGTCACTGCTGTTAACGTTGCGCATAGCAAACAGAATCTCTTAGAATTAGTCAGCTGGTTTTTTAGCATTGTGTCTCACCTGTACATGACTATCGTTGTCTTCCTTGACTTGAAGCCGCTCTGGCACGACACCTCGAGAGGGTGCACAGTGCTGATGTGGTCTGGGGTGAACACGTGGCGCATTGTCAGCGTGACGTGCAGCAGTGATGCGGTCATCCAGCAAGCTGAACGCATGGGGCAGCTGGTGTACAAGCTGCTGCTTCTGCTTCTGCCCCAGGGTGGAGACAGTGGCTGTCGTGAGGAGCTGCAGCTGTTCTCCCAGCAGCTGTCTCAAAGAAAGCTCAACTACAGCGCTGCCAGGTTCGTCTCCCTGAATACGTCGCTGCTGAAGGATTTCGTGGGCGCTGTCACCACATATGTCATAATTTACGTACAGTTCAGTCTCTCAGATGCGAATCAGCAGCAGAACATTACAGGTGAATGCCAATATTGA